From the genome of Brassica oleracea var. oleracea cultivar TO1000 chromosome C4, BOL, whole genome shotgun sequence:
ATCTAAAAGCTAGTGTGAGTGATAAGAGAAGTTAGAGCAGTGAAACTCACTGGAGGCTCATGAGGATACTGTGGTGGAAGCATTATGTCGAAAAAGAAAAGACCATCATGGTATGGTGTTCCAGGGGCACCAACTAGTGCTGCACGCAGAAGGTCCATCCTTTCTTCATACACACGCACGTATATTGTGTCTGTTCATCACAAAAAATCAATAGAAACACAATCAGAACGTGCAATAATCAAACATATAAAACATAAATAGAAAGAGTAAGAGTAAGAGAACTAACTGGGAAGATCTGCCTCCAGATTGCTCCATTCTTGTTGGACTTTCTTCACCCAACTCTTTGTTACCTATAATAAAAGATGAAAATGCAAAGTGTATCATTTAGCTGATCTCAGAATGTTAAAGTGTTTGGTCTCAAAGAGTCTTACCGGAGGTTGTGTCACCTCTTTCCCCGGAGAAAAGAAATGATGGTCTGAGCAGTCAGTAACCATATCAAACTGTTTAAAGCTCACTATAGCTGAATCTAGTGTCTTGTTAATTCCTTTTCCTACTATAGGCAAGTTGACCATCGTGTCCATATCCACTTCATCTGATTTAGATTCAGAGATGGTATGTGGTTCTGTTGCTTCTTGAACAAGGATCTCAGAGTCGCTTTGATCTTCAGTGTCATTGCAAAGTGAATGCGAACTTATAGCAGAAGTGGAACCATGAGAACCAAATAGGCTTGAAGCAAGGCTTGTGATGAATCCGATGGCAGCTTTTGGAAGGAAAAATGAACTAGATTCCAGAATGTTAACGTTGCAGCTTTCACCAACACTGTATAGATTCACCAGACCCTGAACATATACATGTATCTTATAAGTCATGTGGATACAGAGATATCTTCTGCTATGGCAATAAAATGAAAAATCAGAACGTTTTTGAGTAAGGCATTGATTTACCGTTTCCTGATGGTTTGAAGATGATTCATCTGATTGAGCTATCTTCTGACTTAGATCTTGAACACTACTTGCAGGACTTATAGCGCTAGAGCTGGAAAATTCAGACCTTTCCATCCTCCAAATTTCATATGGTGCTACCTGGAATACAAACATTCAAGAGAAATATTTTAACAGAATATAAACCTTACTCTCAATTCAATTAAGTAAACCTTCAGCATAGACTGGAACTATAAGTAGAGCCCAATACATACCTCACTAGTAGAACCATTAGCCCATTTCACCTCCACAACACCATTTCTGAAACCTGCAACAACACCAATGCTTGACAAACAATAAGCACCACTGTAGTCACCATCTTTAAGTAGGTGTTTCGTCTCTGTAGCAACGCTGAACACCACATCACTGTAACAGAATCCAAAATCAGGGTGCTCGAGCAGCTCATATGCACTGACAACTTCCTCCATCTGCTCACTTGCTTCTTTCTCAGTCAGTGTTCTCCACTGCACCTTCACAGTCTGTTCATTCGCATTAACAACCTTCACAACCCCCCACCTTTTGCTGTTGCACGTTTCCTTCTCCACAACAAACTGCTCAGGCCAAAAGTCATGAGCATTAACAGCTCCAACGGGAACCAGCTGCTGTGAATCAACTCCCATGCTGCATCCACCATCTTGCCACAAAACATCAACCTTCATCTTCGTCTTCGTGATAACAAAAAGCTCATCAGAGCTTGATCTCTGCATGTTCCTGCTAAAACCGTTTTGCAGCTCTTCTACATCACAGTGGGAAGCGCCAGGGAGGATGCACCAGTCACCGAGCTGCCAACTTGCATGAGGAACAGACGGTAACAGAGTTAAACTCTCAGGACTCTGCAAAGCTTGAGGTGCAGTTAAGTTCCTATCACCACCGCCCATGATGATGGAGGCAACCCACTCAACGTAGACAAGTCCTGCTTCTACAGAACATACAGTCCCCAAAGCTTGATTCTCCCTCCAGTTCCCACATAGCCATGAAGTTGATCTGGGAGCATGAGCCAGCTTAACCTGAACTCTCTGCCCTGGATAGTAAGTATACTGAGAATCCTCTAACATATTTGGAGGAACAGCCACAAGCTGATCTTGATTCCTTACAAGAACCTCGTAATTAGAACCATCGTCAAGCGTGACAGAGACACGCTCAACTATCTTGTCAACCCTTCCTAGCCAAGGACCGTTGATCACATAATCACAGAGAGAGATAGAACGCAGCCTCTGAAGCCTCTTGGTGTCAACTTCTTTTACAACCTTCCCATGAATACTCTCGAGATTGACAGACATGTCTACGTTGATGACCCTCCCACTCTGTCCTGAAGGCTCAGCTGCGGACCGCACAATGTCACCGTACATGAATCCCCTCTCGAAGGACAAGAAGTCATCGATTTTGCCAATGGTCTCTTCGAGGTTTGAGAAGATGTCTTGAGCACGTCCGCCGTAAGAGAACTCCACTTCTTCTTGTTCACTGCTGCCACTGTCGCTGGAGCTCTCCCAATCGGAGTCAGTGAGGTTCATATCCATAGTTATAGATACCTGCCATGGATTACTAGAGTTTCATCAAAGTGCAAGAGAAAACAAAGAAGCAAATGATATAGAGATAATGAAAGATTCTAACCTTAATAGATTAAATGGTGTCTCTTCCTTCCCCGAAGTTACTTTGATAGATAGTAGGAGTCAAGTGTAAGAAGACTCGGATAATGCCAAAGGAGATTTGCTCTGCTGATGATAACGTGAGCCAGCTATGGACTCTGATAATGCCAAAGGAGATTTGCTCCGACTAGAGAGATAAAGGTGAGCCAAGTGAAAGACTCTGATAATGCCAAAGGAGATTTGCCGAAACAAATGGAAATGAAGTAACTTCAGAAGGAGGAACTCAACAGGTAACTGGAGTTCCAAAATGCCAAAGGAGATATGCCCCAAAGTGAAGTCTCCACGGAGAAATGACTTGTATCAAAGCCACCTAAGAGGAGAAACTTCACTAGTTGTACTATTTGCCAAAGGAGATTTGCCCTAAAGGAGCTAGAACCTTAAGTAGGAAACAGGATATAGTTCAAGAAAATGAAACAAAGTGAGAAACAAGATCGGTATCTTGGACATTCATTCACGCATATTCCCACCAGTGTAGCAGTGAGACCAGCATGATGGTAAGCTCGTTAATTGCTCAAGCCAGATTTTCCTCCATCAGTTAAAAAGTTTCCATCTAACCTGCAAGAAAAAATTGTCGTTTGTTGGCTTACTTATCACAGGATTTGAGAGCAAGCAAATAAAGAAAGGAGATTCAAAAAAATGTCAAATAACAAAAGGAAACACCAATCAGGAATCCAGGATCAGCTATTGATGTAAAACATAATCTTAACAATCACAGCTTGTTGAACACACACACACAGAAACACTGTAGAAACTAGGATTAAACAGATTCATCATGGTGGGGGTGAAGAAGGGTTTGTTTTCTCCAAAATACAACTAAAAAAAAATCTCAAAGGTCTTAGCTTTTCGACTTGCTGAATAACTAACTTAGAAACCCATGCTTAAAGAGAGCAAAAGCTGAGAACTTGAGAAGACCCTTTTGTTAATTCGCAAGGAAAGTCAACAAGAGATGGATCAAAGAAGTGAGGAGAAGGAGGAACGTACCATAAGAAGCGTAGTGGTTTTTGGTAATAAATGAGAAATCAAGAAGATGAGCAAAGGGTAAGTGCTTCTCCCTTTCAGTCCCAGGAGTCTATTACGCCATTAACAAACCTCCAAACCATTGGAAAACGAAAACTTTGTCTGCTTCTCTCTGTTTCTGCTCTATCCTCTGTTTCTGGGTTCCTCTGTTTCTCTCTGTTTCAGCTTTATCCTCTGTTTCTCTGTTTCTGGGTTTCTCTGTTTTTCTCTGCTGCGCTCTCTCTGGTGGTGGTGGTGGTGGTGGTTCGTGAGGGAGTGGTTGTTAGGTTTGACATTGAGAGTAGAAGAGGCGAAGAAAGAGATATATTGGGTGGTGGTGGGGATAGAGAGGAGAATATACCAACAGTATCTCCCCACACACTACTATTCAACACTCCTTTTCTTCTCCCCTTTTTTCTCTTCCTTTCCTTTTCCAACTAAAAATAACTATACTTGCATTTTTAAAATTATGAAATAAAAAACTATAGGTTTCAGTAATATATCATATGCTAAAAAGTAATTTCTATTTTGGAGATAAAAGTTGAAAATGAAACATCTAGGTAAACCATTAAAAGCACAGTTTCTTTTTTCTTTGTGTGTGTTGCTGAAACCCCTAACATTGAAACAACTGGCCATTCTAATATTAGGCTCTCTTTTTTTGTTGAAATAATAGCCTAATGACAGTTTTTTTTGTTACAGACCTAATGACAGCTTAACATTGGAACAATAACCTAGTAAAAAAATAATCTTAGTATAATAAACTAATGAAACATTAGCTTTGGTCTAATTTTTTAAAAATTGATATACATGATTCATGTCTTCTGAATAATCAAAAAATTATTAAAATTATCACTAAATTGTTTATCACTTTGACCGACCATAAGTCTAACATAATGTTTCTATAGTTCAATCTTTGTAAGAAAAACTAATCAACATGTGTTTTAGTTTAGTTCAAAAAAAAACATGTGTTTTAGGTCCATAATTTTCTATGGAATCCAAGTTAATTTTTTTTCCCAAAATGTAATTTCATTTTATATGAAAATGACAATCTGATACACATTTATTTCATATTTTCTTGAAAAAAATAATTTAAAAATAATACTTCGTATGAGAAATAGTTTGAACACGGAGCACAAATTATATTTATAAATATATGGAGCCTGCGATTAACCAATAAATGATGTAAAAAGCCATTGTACTTTCGTCAAGAACCTCATTTTTTTGTTGGTAATGCTTAAGACAGATTCATTAAACAGAAATCATCTTTTCCCCAAACATAAACATCACTAGCCTTACCCGGGTTTGACCAGTGACAACACTATTAATAGTATCCCGGCATGGTTGACTTATTGGGAATGCTATTTATACAAAATCGTGTTTGATATTATTCTAACTACGGCTGAGTTTGTCACGTGTCCTTTGCGAACAGATTTTCCTCTTCTGCCATTAGTCAACGAGAAGATGGGAACATACACGAAATCATTATTGTTTTCCTGTTTTTCTTTCAAAATCAGAATCATAATTGTTTGAACACCTTTGCCCAGAAAAAAAAGGTTTGAACACCAATACTCAATATATGTAGATAACTCTGAAATATATTGAGATTTTTTCAAACTTAATCAACGCTACTTTAATTTTCTTCTGTTGGCGTTACACGAATGTGGACTAGCTATGCCAAGTGGCAAGTGCCAACTAGCTTTCTCTGTTTTCATCTTTTGTTTTCTGTAATGGATTGCACTTGTCTCCTAATTTTGTCAGCTAACCCTAATTTTTTATCAGCTCTACTTTTGGTTCAGCGGTAATAAGAATATTCTTGGTACATTACAAGAGAAGGTCTCATCAAGTTTTTTATATAATCTAAAGTTTATTTATTAAATATAACAATTGCAACATTTTGGTAGCTTACCATTCAAAGTAAATACAACTAGGATAAGACCTGCGACTTGCACATGGTGAGTTTATTTGTATATATTATCGATAGTTTCTTTTATATATTTGATCATTTTATTTATATATATAAAATATTTTTTGTTGTTATTATATAATTTCTTTCCGATGGATCAGATCAATTTTTATTAAAAATAATGGAACAAAACTATAATTAATACATCATGGATTGATCGGACTGGACATTAAACAAATTATGACATAAAAACCTTATTTTTTCNNNNNNNNNNNNNNNNNNNNNNNNNNNNNNNNNNNNNNNNNNNNNNNNNNNNNNNNNNNNNNNNNNNNNNNNNNNNNNNNNNNNNNNNNNNNNNNNNNNNNNNNNNNNNNNNNNNNNNNNNNNNNNNNNNNNNNNNNNNNNNNNNNNNNNNNNNNNNNNNNNNNNNNNNNNNNNNNNNNNNNNNNNNNNNNNNNNNNNNNNNNNNNNNNNNNNNNNNNNNNNNNNNNNNNNNNNNNNNNNNNNNNNNNNNNNNNNNNNNNNNNNNNNNNNNNNNNNNNNNNNNNNNNNNNNNNNNNNNNNNNNNNNNNNNNNNNNNNNNNNNNNNNNNNNNNNNNNNNNNNNNNNNNNNNNNNNNNNNNNNNNNNNNNNNNNNNNNNNNNNNNNNNNNNNNNNNNNNNNNNNNNNNNNNNNNNNNNNNNNNNNNNNNNNNNNNNNNNNNNNNNNNNNNNNNNNNNAAAATTCAAAATATAACATATAAGAAAAAATCTAACATATAAGAAAAATATAACATATAAGGTGTCCTCATTTTTGTATTTTAAAGTCGTTTTTAAAAAAATATAACATATAAGGTTTGCTCATTTTTGTAATTTAAATTCATTTTAAAAAATTCAAAATATAACANNNNNNNNNNNNNNNNNNNNNNNNNNNNNNNNNNNNNNNNNNNNNNNNNNNNNNNNNNNNNNNNNNNNNNNNNNNNNNNNNNNNNNNNNNNNNNNNNNNNNNNNNNNNNNNNNNNNNNNNNNNNNNNNNNNNNNNNNNNNTCTTTATTATTCATAANNNNNNNNNNNNNNNNNNNNNNNNNNNNNNNNNNNNNNNNNNNNNNNNNNNNNNNNNNNNNNNNNNNNNNNNNNNNNNNNNNNNNNNNNNNNNNNNNNNNNNNNNNNNNNNNNNNNNNNNNNNNNNNNNNNNATCGAACACATTCTTGAAAAAATGAACAGTATTGTTTTCACAGTTAAATTATTTTGNNNNNNNNNNNNNNNNNNNNNNNNNNNNNNNNNNNNNNNNNNNNNNNNNNNNNNNNNNNNNATTGTTTTCACAGTTGAATTATTTTGACTTTTATCTTCCATATGGTTTTGAAAGCTTTTAAATCAACCATCAAACTGATACATGTCATTTTAATGTTTTCAGTCGTATACTTAAGGAAAACTTACATTTTTGTAATTTAAATTCGTTTTAAAATAATTCAAAATATAACATATAAGAAAATTCTAACAAATAAGAAATATATAACATATAAGGTGTCCTCAATTTTGTATTTTAAAGTCGTTTTTAAAAAATATCATACAATGTTTCCTCATTTTTGTAATTTAAAGTCATTTTAAAAAATTTGAGAAAAAATCTAATTTTTTTTATTATTTGGTTAATGTGATTGTTTAATTTTTTTAATAATATAAATTTAAACAAAATTGAAGAATGATGCAAAAATTGTTATCAAATATTTATTATTCATAATCATTAATTGTCATATATATGTAAATCATATTAGGTAATTCCGTAGCTTTTATTTAAGGAAAGAATACACACTTATTATATTTTAGGTTAATATAATGTTCTCTAGTGAACATTAAACAAATTACGACATAAAAACCTTATTTTTTTCTTCGAAATACTTTATATTTGATGCTCTAGAATTCTTTGAAATGAAATTTAGAAGGCATTTAGAGTGCCACCTAGGATTTGGAATTTTTTTTAATTAATACAAAATTAAGGTTCTAATTTTTCAAATGCTTCTCAATTAATATATAGAGGATTAAGATATGAAGTTCTGGTTCAATCCTGAATTGTTGTTTCTTTGTATGTTAAAGTAAAAAAAAAAAAATTTGTCGTCAAAAGTTAAAATAAATGGTGAATTTGCAAAATAGCTAAGTTTGGGAAGATAATTAAGTGCAGGTCACTGATTTTGACATAATTAGGCAAATAACAATTGTATCTCTTTTGATTTGGTTTTAATCATTTCTCATACAAGTAGCAGGTGAAAAGGAAGAATGTGAGTTGACGTAGACAAAGAAAAATATGGCTAGTATTATAGCAAATAATATTTGGTCAGGAATGGAGAAAAAAAAGACATCCACGTTACATATTTATTGACCACATATGTATGTACTGAATGTTATATTCCATACCACACGCACTAGTACAGAAGGACTAAAACCACATCCATAATCCTTAAATACTAAACACTATCTCAACTCCTAAATACTGAATCATAAATCATAATCCAAATATAAACTATAATTAGGTGACTGAATGACACTAAAATGAATAGATAAAATATAAGACTTTTCAATAAAGAATGCATTCCATATTAACCCAATACACAACTTTTAAATACTAAACACAAACCAAACTTTAAAATATTAAACCCAAATAAACCTTAATTATCAGCCCTAAACTCAATTATCAAAATATGAAAATAGTATAATATTAAACTAAATCCAGACCTAACTTTTAAACAGTGTAGTGCTCTAACCCAACACACAACACACAACTTCTAAATCCTGATTACAGACCTAACTTTTGAATACTAAACCCTAAACTGCTATCACTAAACCCAAACCTCAACTTATATTTTTCAAATACTAAACCCTAAATCCTGATTACTAAACTCTAAACCCAAATAGAATGGAACAAAATACATAGTATAATACATATTGGGAACAAAATAGAACACTCTTTATTAATCGAGAAATGGAACGATAATGATAGGGTCACTAAACTCAAACCTCAACCCTACCTTCTAAATACTAAACCCTAAATCTTAATCATTAAACCTTAAACCCAAGTATAAACCCTAAACCCAAATATAATGGAACAAAATACCATATTTCTCAAATGTTGATATGGCTATGCCTTCATGGAAGGTGGTAATGTTTGCTTCAATGTCAATCCCAATCGTACATACACTAAACCCAATCAACTAATCATTAAACTCAATCAACTAATCACTAATCAATAAATAGAATAGTACAAACTGATGAAATTATGAAATGTTTATGATTGCATGTAAGAAGTTAATGCTGATCTCAACCCCAACTACCAACTATTAAATACTAAACTCTAAACTCTAAATCCTAATTACTAAACCCTAAACCTAAATAAATAGATTAAGCTAAACCCTAATCAAGGAAGTATAAACCCAAATATAATGTATATAATACGGTTTACTATACCCAAACCTTTACTTAGTAAATCTAAACTCTAGGCATGAACCTATAAACCCAAATACAATCTATAAATTGTTTTTCAATATTAAACACTTGAAAGCACATTTACTTGGTTAGCATGTTGCATATCTTATATTCCATATAGTCTAAATAGTATAGTAAACGAATGTTACAAATAATCAAATTTGTCCAACACTCGGAAAAAGAATTTCATATTACAATCAATCACACAAAATGACAAAGAAGAGACCTATCAAATTTAAAAACATGACATATTATTACATTTTATGGAGTAGTATAGAAATATGTCTCAAATAGTATGGTAACCGTACATATGTAGCTATATTTAAGAATATATACTATACTATTCATTTCACCGAATACAGTATAGACGGCGAGTTCATCTTCTTCAATTATTATTTTTTAGACAGGCTGATACACATTCATTTCGTTCACCATCATTATTCTTCACCACCATATAGAGATCGTCTTCATCTCCTCTCTTTTTTCCGACACGACGATGCTTTTACCGACTCGCCTTCGTTGTTCTTCACCACTGGGTCTGTAAAACAAAAACAGAAACGAAAACAGAGTATGAAAACAAAAGCATGATTGTGAGAATCAATTGATTTAAGAAAAAAAAAGAAATGAAAGAGTTGTTGTGTGTGCTCACCGTCTATGACTTCATCGTGATCTCTTCTTTAGAACAATTGATTGTTCTTTTGGTGAGAAGAAATTCAATTCAAAAAGATGTGTGAGTAATGAAAGACCACGTTTTACTTTTTACAGTTACAAATTATTATTAATTAAATTTTGTTTTCTTTGTGTAGGTTTCACCGGTTGTATACAAGGGTATAATGGCATTATTATACAAAAGACACAATAAATATTTGCAAACTAGGTCTTTTTATCATACAATGAATTATAATTTGTTTGATGGTTATACGGCCTAATTCTCCTAATATAAAATAAAGCAAAGCTTTTCTAGCTGACTTTTCTGATTATCATGATATGTGTTTCTGGAAGTAACTAGCCAATAATCTACACAAGATGTAGACAAGTAAAAAAACTAAATGAATTTGTTGTATTTACTAAGCTAATAAAATTATCGTTATCTCACCTGGAGAAGCATCAAAGATAGAGCTTAGAAGTCAGAAGATCGAGTGATATTTGAGACAATAGTAATTTAATTTCGAATTCAGGGATTTAAAAAAAATTGAAT
Proteins encoded in this window:
- the LOC106341814 gene encoding probable ubiquitin-conjugating enzyme E2 24; the protein is MDMNLTDSDWESSSDSGSSEQEEVEFSYGGRAQDIFSNLEETIGKIDDFLSFERGFMYGDIVRSAAEPSGQSGRVINVDMSVNLESIHGKVVKEVDTKRLQRLRSISLCDYVINGPWLGRVDKIVERVSVTLDDGSNYEVLVRNQDQLVAVPPNMLEDSQYTYYPGQRVQVKLAHAPRSTSWLCGNWRENQALGTVCSVEAGLVYVEWVASIIMGGGDRNLTAPQALQSPESLTLLPSVPHASWQLGDWCILPGASHCDVEELQNGFSRNMQRSSSDELFVITKTKMKVDVLWQDGGCSMGVDSQQLVPVGAVNAHDFWPEQFVVEKETCNSKRWGVVKVVNANEQTVKVQWRTLTEKEASEQMEEVVSAYELLEHPDFGFCYSDVVFSVATETKHLLKDGDYSGAYCLSSIGVVAGFRNGVVEVKWANGSTSEVAPYEIWRMERSEFSSSSAISPASSVQDLSQKIAQSDESSSNHQETGLVNLYSVGESCNVNILESSSFFLPKAAIGFITSLASSLFGSHGSTSAISSHSLCNDTEDQSDSEILVQEATEPHTISESKSDEVDMDTMVNLPIVGKGINKTLDSAIVSFKQFDMVTDCSDHHFFSPGKEVTQPPVTKSWVKKVQQEWSNLEADLPNTIYVRVYEERMDLLRAALVGAPGTPYHDGLFFFDIMLPPQYPHEPPMVHYHSGGMRLNPNLYESGRVCLSLLNTWNGSGTEVWNPGSSSILQVLLSFQALVLNEKPYFNEAGYDKQLGRAEGEKNSVSYNENAFLITCKSMISLLRKPPKHFEVLVKDHFTHRAHHVLAACKANMEGVPVGSSSKLQESSTTNSTGFKIMLTKLYPKLVEAFSEIGVDCSQGVALEP